The following coding sequences are from one Polyangia bacterium window:
- a CDS encoding alpha/beta fold hydrolase has product MLCLHGITGTPYEVRPIAEAVARAGCSVESPMLAGHGQTLRALAATQWPDWLHTAEDSMNALSARVGERPIAVVGFSMGGLLALRLARLYPERIAALVIIAAPLRLRSFQVRGVRALSRLPVNFRRLPFAAVPKLNGSDVSDPVVRYENPGLRAFPISAVSSLLDLMDTVRADLPFIKTPTLVVHGRNDHTVPMDDSLELTGSLGSDVIERLWLDRSFHIVTMDVERPLVVETVTKFLLRHAGWPEAR; this is encoded by the coding sequence GTGCTGTGCCTGCACGGGATTACTGGCACGCCGTACGAAGTCCGTCCGATCGCCGAGGCGGTGGCCCGCGCCGGCTGCAGCGTCGAATCGCCGATGCTGGCCGGCCACGGCCAGACCCTGCGCGCGCTGGCCGCCACGCAATGGCCCGATTGGCTGCACACCGCCGAGGACAGCATGAACGCGCTCTCGGCGCGCGTCGGCGAGCGGCCAATCGCCGTGGTCGGCTTCTCGATGGGTGGACTTCTGGCCTTGCGCCTGGCCCGGCTTTATCCCGAGCGCATCGCCGCTCTGGTGATCATCGCTGCGCCGCTGCGCCTGCGATCATTCCAGGTGCGTGGCGTGCGCGCGCTGTCGCGGTTGCCGGTGAATTTTCGCCGGCTGCCGTTCGCGGCGGTGCCCAAGCTGAACGGCTCCGACGTGTCGGATCCGGTGGTGCGCTATGAAAACCCCGGCCTGCGCGCCTTCCCGATCTCGGCGGTGAGCAGCCTGCTCGATCTGATGGACACCGTGCGCGCCGACCTGCCTTTCATCAAGACGCCGACGCTGGTGGTACACGGCCGCAACGACCACACGGTGCCGATGGACGATTCGCTGGAGCTGACCGGGAGCTTGGGCTCGGACGTGATCGAACGGTTGTGGCTGGATCGCTCGTTCCACATCGTCACCATGGACGTCGAGCGCCCGCTGGTGGTCGAGACGGTGACGAAGTTTCTGCTTCGGCACGCCGGCTGGCCCGAAGCACGATAA
- the glpK gene encoding glycerol kinase GlpK codes for MSDQKDLVLAIDQGTTGTTVLVVDQRMTVRGRGYREFAQIYPRPGEVEHDPEAIWASVGGAMEDALRDVNPTRIAALGITNQRETTILWEREGGRPVGNAIVWQDRRTADACAALKAAGHEALVRERTGLVLDPYFSATKIRWLLDNVAGLRGRAEDGTLAFGTVDSFLIWRLSGGRVHATDVTNASRTLLLDLHSRRFSDDLCQLFGVPRALLPEVRSSAGLIAVTRGVPGLPDGIPIAGVAGDQQAALYGQDCTMAGDAKCTFGTGAFLLMNVGPAPIVSRNGLLGTVAWTLDAGATESGQPETAYALEGSAFVAGALVQWLRDGLGIIAKAADVEAAARSVPDAGGVTIVPALAGLGAPHWRPEARGLITGLTRGTTKAHLCRAALEAIALQNVDLVRAMEADAGRSVNNLRVDGGASANNLLLQLQADLLGVQIFRPEMVEATALGAAKLAARGIGLPGPESAAETTRMDIFNANMRAPDRELMLTRWHAAVSRA; via the coding sequence ATGAGCGATCAAAAGGACCTGGTGCTGGCCATTGATCAAGGCACCACCGGCACCACCGTGCTGGTCGTCGATCAGCGGATGACCGTGCGCGGGCGCGGCTATCGCGAGTTCGCCCAGATCTACCCGCGCCCCGGCGAGGTCGAACACGACCCGGAGGCCATCTGGGCGTCGGTGGGCGGCGCCATGGAAGATGCCCTGCGCGACGTCAACCCCACCCGCATCGCCGCCCTGGGCATCACCAACCAGCGCGAGACCACGATCTTGTGGGAGCGCGAGGGCGGCCGGCCGGTGGGCAACGCCATCGTCTGGCAAGACCGGCGCACCGCCGACGCCTGCGCGGCGCTGAAGGCCGCCGGTCACGAGGCGCTGGTGCGCGAACGCACCGGCCTGGTCCTGGACCCGTACTTCTCGGCCACCAAGATTCGCTGGCTGCTGGACAACGTCGCCGGCCTGCGCGGCCGCGCCGAGGATGGCACGCTCGCCTTCGGGACGGTTGACAGTTTTCTCATCTGGCGGTTGTCGGGCGGGCGGGTCCACGCCACCGACGTGACGAACGCGTCGCGCACGCTGTTGCTGGATCTGCACAGCCGGCGATTCTCCGACGACCTGTGCCAGCTGTTCGGCGTGCCGCGCGCGCTGCTGCCCGAGGTGCGCAGCTCGGCCGGGCTCATCGCCGTCACGCGCGGCGTGCCCGGGTTGCCCGACGGAATTCCCATCGCCGGGGTGGCCGGCGACCAGCAGGCGGCGCTTTACGGCCAGGACTGCACCATGGCCGGCGACGCCAAGTGCACGTTCGGCACCGGCGCCTTTTTGTTGATGAACGTGGGGCCCGCGCCGATCGTGTCGCGTAACGGCCTGCTGGGCACAGTGGCCTGGACCCTGGACGCCGGCGCCACGGAAAGCGGTCAACCGGAGACGGCCTACGCGCTGGAAGGCAGCGCCTTCGTGGCCGGCGCGCTGGTGCAGTGGCTGCGCGACGGCCTGGGCATCATCGCCAAGGCCGCCGACGTCGAGGCCGCCGCGCGCAGCGTCCCCGATGCCGGCGGCGTCACCATCGTGCCGGCGCTGGCCGGGCTGGGAGCGCCGCACTGGCGGCCCGAGGCGCGGGGCCTCATCACCGGCCTCACCCGCGGCACCACCAAGGCCCACCTTTGCCGGGCGGCGCTGGAGGCCATCGCCCTGCAGAACGTCGACCTGGTGCGGGCGATGGAAGCCGACGCCGGCCGCAGCGTCAACAACCTGCGCGTCGACGGCGGCGCCTCGGCCAACAATCTTCTGCTGCAGCTGCAGGCCGACCTTCTGGGCGTGCAAATCTTCCGCCCGGAGATGGTCGAGGCCACCGCCCTCGGTGCCGCCAAGCTGGCCGCTCGCGGAATCGGCCTACCCGGTCCCGAATCGGCGGCAGAAACCACGCGCATGGACATCTTCAACGCCAACATGCGTGCCCCGGATCGCGAATTGATGCTGACCCGCTGGCACGCCGCCGTCTCGCGCGCGTAG
- a CDS encoding protein phosphatase 2C domain-containing protein, with amino-acid sequence MPTPPATLRPPLTACGFSHPGCVREENEDAFGSFVEERLFIVADGMGGHNAGQVAALMTVDAIETFFRSYHAEPRQTWPHPIDKTLSLGANLLRVGVKVANDKIRAAAAADRTRARMGSTVVTLAVGDAQVTVAHAGDSRVYRLRGDELKRLTRDHSVLEEMMAARPEMSADEIAAFAHRNVVTKSLGSKDEVEPTLYVNTLQRGDRYLLCSDGLWSVVPDPTIESIVNANEDIEAACQLLIDAANEAGGPDNISAVLVRVG; translated from the coding sequence ATGCCTACGCCCCCGGCCACGCTGCGGCCACCGTTGACCGCTTGTGGCTTTTCTCACCCGGGCTGCGTGCGCGAGGAGAACGAGGACGCCTTCGGCAGCTTTGTCGAGGAGCGGCTGTTCATCGTCGCCGACGGCATGGGTGGGCACAACGCCGGCCAGGTGGCGGCGCTGATGACCGTCGATGCCATCGAGACGTTCTTTCGCAGCTACCACGCCGAGCCCCGTCAGACCTGGCCGCACCCGATCGACAAGACGCTGTCGCTGGGGGCGAACCTTTTGCGCGTGGGGGTCAAGGTCGCCAACGACAAGATCCGCGCCGCCGCGGCCGCCGATCGCACCCGCGCGCGGATGGGCTCGACGGTGGTGACGCTGGCGGTGGGCGACGCCCAGGTGACGGTGGCCCACGCCGGCGATAGCCGCGTTTATCGCCTGCGTGGAGACGAGCTCAAGCGCCTGACCCGCGATCACTCGGTGCTGGAAGAGATGATGGCCGCCCGCCCCGAAATGTCGGCCGACGAGATCGCCGCCTTTGCCCATCGCAACGTCGTCACGAAATCGCTGGGCAGCAAGGACGAGGTCGAACCGACGCTGTACGTGAACACCTTGCAGCGCGGGGATCGTTACCTGCTGTGCAGCGACGGTTTGTGGAGCGTGGTGCCCGACCCCACGATCGAGTCCATCGTGAACGCCAACGAAGACATCGAAGCGGCCTGCCAGCTTTTGATCGACGCCGCCAACGAAGCGGGCGGGCCGGACAACATCTCGGCGGTTCTGGTGCGCGTCGGTTGA
- a CDS encoding ArsA-related P-loop ATPase, translating into MIGSLLRDKDVVACVGPGGVGKTTTAAALAALAARQGRRTLVCTIDPAPRLADALGVGRLSVEPQPVPPDACRTLGIPADGLLWAVRLDTQRAFAALVEEQVSDPEMRRRIFANGIYRQITTTLSGSQEYAATLALYDLVRQKKFDLIVLDTPPTANALEFLEAPRRIADAVASPALQWFARPLDQSGRFSLQRLRSGGAMVVRRLAKFVGSQFLDDVGAFLVDFNQVLAGFQARAQQIDQLLRGSRVSFLLVLAPERPAIEEALYFHGRLRLAGIALGGFIANRVHPAPGLTDAAELAARLRAQPGLAGWPPADVALTAQRLSGEAKRAQALCAAEHDELLRLARESPGIAVTEIPLLDHDIENLAELRLIGDTLAGAVLSVG; encoded by the coding sequence ATGATCGGTTCCTTGTTGCGCGACAAGGACGTCGTCGCCTGCGTCGGCCCGGGCGGCGTCGGCAAGACCACCACCGCGGCGGCGCTGGCGGCGCTGGCGGCGCGGCAGGGACGGCGCACGCTGGTGTGCACCATCGATCCGGCGCCGCGCCTGGCGGACGCGCTGGGGGTGGGCCGCCTGTCGGTCGAGCCGCAGCCGGTGCCGCCCGACGCTTGCCGCACGCTGGGTATTCCCGCTGACGGGTTGCTGTGGGCGGTACGCCTGGACACCCAGCGCGCATTCGCCGCGCTAGTCGAGGAGCAGGTCAGCGATCCGGAGATGCGCCGGCGCATCTTCGCGAACGGAATTTACCGGCAGATCACCACCACGCTGTCCGGCTCACAGGAGTACGCGGCCACGCTGGCGCTCTACGATCTCGTGCGGCAAAAGAAGTTCGATCTGATCGTGCTGGATACCCCGCCGACGGCGAACGCGCTGGAATTTCTCGAGGCGCCGCGCCGGATCGCCGACGCCGTGGCCAGCCCGGCGCTGCAGTGGTTCGCCCGGCCGCTGGACCAAAGCGGGCGGTTTTCGCTGCAGCGGTTGCGGTCGGGTGGGGCGATGGTGGTGCGACGGTTGGCCAAGTTCGTCGGCAGCCAGTTTCTCGACGACGTCGGGGCTTTCCTGGTCGACTTCAATCAGGTGCTGGCCGGGTTCCAGGCGCGGGCGCAACAGATCGATCAGCTGCTGCGCGGCTCGCGGGTTTCGTTCCTGCTGGTGCTGGCGCCCGAGCGCCCGGCCATCGAAGAGGCGCTGTATTTTCATGGGCGGCTGCGCTTGGCGGGGATCGCCCTGGGCGGGTTCATCGCCAACCGGGTCCATCCGGCGCCGGGCCTCACCGACGCGGCGGAACTGGCGGCGCGCCTGCGGGCCCAGCCGGGCCTGGCCGGGTGGCCGCCCGCCGACGTCGCGCTCACCGCCCAGCGCCTGTCGGGCGAAGCAAAGAGGGCGCAGGCGTTGTGCGCGGCCGAGCACGACGAGCTTCTGCGCCTGGCCCGCGAGTCGCCCGGCATCGCCGTCACCGAGATCCCGCTTTTGGATCACGACATCGAAAACCTGGCGGAGCTGCGGCTCATCGGCGACACGTTGGCCGGCGCGGTGTTGAGCGTGGGTTAG
- the mfd gene encoding transcription-repair coupling factor encodes MNRPEVSSPLSRLVAPERRSAADVLREIEHHLPSSRVVEVYGAAGSLGPAVAARLATRAGDKNRPLVYVVADEDTAEARVDDLGFFLPSGASTDDPLAAPPVLQLPAPDASPYAEMQPDRRSILRRMAMLFRLSQGFAPSVLVASASALFRRVVPRVPFDKLCDVIEAGSPLDREATQAMLIRAGFSRSAVVEDAGSFAVRGSVIDVFPPVYRHPVRIELFGDDVESIRLYDAASQRTLRPLDALFIHPVRETIRTDGADPRAKLLAAADAATYPSSKTRLLLEQIDEGELFFGIEALAPAFHAGMVPFFDYLPPDALFVVEDPEAVRDEARRHASKLRESAATRRHEHRLALDASEFVMLEDEAQAALAARACVELRAVEIEDGRDDDDVSVPRVRLVCEPNTTLRAELQRARADAPSEDDIGKPLRDRLKSWLGEGQRVRLVAPNRTHADRLAGVLSAWGLAPQVVKTGGADILDLVAGGAGPDGKFAGTDGRMSGVPPLAIMHGSLQRGFRLPADRLVLVAEEEIFGARSHREARPAAGPGLGELGEIAEGDAVVHDEHGVGRYRGLKKLQVRGVFQDFMHLEYDGGAVYVPVYRIGLVHRYSGGEADAIRLDKLGGKTWLEKRRRVSAEARKIAEELLQLYAQRAALSGHAFPAPDAVFREFEETFPFDETPDQARAIETVLTDMQNGVPMDRLICGDVGYGKTEVALRAALLAVLGGKQVAVLAPTTVLAEQHFVTFSERLAEFPVKVSALSRFRSKQEQQQTIAGLGDGKLDVLVGTHRILSKDVRFKDLGLVVIDEEQRFGVTHKERLKELRTQVDVLTLTATPIPRTLQMAMGGLREISIIATPPADRLAIRTFVCRFDPEILGDAIRKELARGGQIFFVHNRVEDIAEWANKVREISPDGTRIAIGHGQMAEGELEKVMVDFVDGRFDILVCTTIIEAGLDIPRANTMIVHRADRFGLAQLYQLRGRIGRSRERAFCYLVVPEETKITPEAKQRLSVLQRFTELGAGFQVATHDLEIRGAGELLGERQHGSVAAVGFETYAKILEEAVAELKGEPIKQEFDPEITVDVPAFLPDDYVPDTGQRLDFYRRLAQAKDEDDVRATLVELQDRYGQLPDEARLLGEVMVDKTLVRALGAIGYELGPTRVVVSLGSDTRLEPARVLKLVQRKGSRWKLTPDMRLSYAFDEREKLDRMNTARARLLDVKACLH; translated from the coding sequence ATGAACCGGCCCGAAGTTTCATCTCCGCTGTCGCGGCTGGTGGCCCCCGAGCGGCGCAGCGCCGCCGATGTGCTGCGCGAGATCGAGCATCACCTGCCGTCTTCGCGCGTGGTCGAGGTGTACGGCGCCGCCGGTTCGCTGGGCCCGGCAGTGGCGGCGCGGCTGGCGACGCGCGCCGGCGACAAGAACCGACCGTTGGTCTACGTCGTCGCCGACGAGGACACCGCCGAGGCGCGCGTCGACGACCTGGGATTTTTTCTGCCGTCAGGCGCCAGCACCGACGATCCGCTGGCGGCGCCGCCGGTGTTGCAGTTGCCGGCGCCCGATGCTTCGCCGTATGCCGAGATGCAACCCGACCGACGCAGCATCTTGCGTCGGATGGCCATGCTGTTTCGGCTGTCGCAAGGGTTCGCGCCGTCGGTGCTGGTGGCGTCGGCGTCGGCGCTGTTCCGGCGGGTGGTGCCACGCGTGCCTTTCGACAAGCTGTGCGACGTGATCGAAGCTGGCTCGCCGCTGGATCGCGAGGCCACGCAGGCGATGTTGATCCGGGCCGGGTTCTCCCGGTCGGCGGTGGTCGAGGACGCAGGGTCCTTCGCCGTGCGCGGCTCGGTGATCGACGTGTTCCCGCCGGTATACCGCCACCCGGTGCGCATCGAACTGTTCGGCGACGACGTCGAGTCGATCCGGCTTTACGACGCGGCCTCGCAACGGACGCTGCGACCGCTGGACGCGCTTTTCATTCACCCGGTGCGCGAGACCATCCGCACCGACGGCGCCGATCCGCGCGCCAAGCTGCTGGCGGCAGCCGACGCGGCGACATATCCGTCGTCGAAGACGCGCTTGCTGCTGGAGCAGATCGACGAGGGCGAGCTGTTCTTCGGCATCGAGGCGCTGGCCCCGGCTTTTCACGCCGGGATGGTGCCGTTTTTTGATTACCTGCCGCCGGATGCGCTGTTCGTCGTCGAGGATCCCGAGGCGGTGCGCGACGAGGCGAGGCGCCACGCCTCGAAGCTGCGCGAGAGCGCCGCCACCCGCCGCCACGAACACCGCCTGGCCTTGGACGCCAGCGAGTTCGTCATGCTGGAGGACGAAGCGCAGGCGGCGCTGGCGGCGCGCGCCTGCGTCGAGCTGCGCGCGGTGGAAATCGAAGACGGGCGCGACGACGACGACGTCTCCGTACCGCGCGTGCGCCTGGTGTGCGAGCCCAACACCACCCTGCGCGCCGAGCTGCAACGAGCGCGCGCCGACGCGCCGTCGGAGGACGACATCGGCAAGCCGCTGCGCGATCGGCTGAAGTCCTGGTTGGGCGAAGGCCAGCGCGTGCGGCTGGTGGCGCCCAATCGCACCCACGCCGATCGGTTGGCCGGTGTGCTGTCGGCGTGGGGCCTGGCGCCGCAGGTGGTGAAGACCGGCGGCGCGGATATTTTGGATCTGGTGGCGGGCGGGGCTGGTCCGGACGGAAAATTCGCCGGCACCGACGGGAGAATGTCGGGCGTTCCGCCGCTGGCCATCATGCACGGATCGCTGCAGCGCGGGTTTCGACTGCCCGCCGATCGCCTGGTGCTGGTGGCGGAGGAGGAGATCTTCGGCGCGCGCTCGCACCGCGAGGCGCGCCCGGCGGCCGGCCCCGGCCTGGGTGAGCTGGGCGAGATCGCCGAGGGCGACGCCGTCGTTCATGACGAGCACGGCGTCGGTCGTTACCGCGGCCTGAAAAAATTGCAGGTGCGCGGGGTCTTCCAGGACTTCATGCACCTGGAATACGACGGCGGCGCGGTCTACGTGCCGGTCTATCGCATTGGTCTTGTCCATCGCTATAGCGGCGGCGAAGCGGACGCCATCCGCCTGGACAAGCTGGGCGGCAAGACCTGGCTGGAGAAACGCCGGCGCGTCTCGGCCGAGGCGCGCAAGATCGCCGAGGAGCTGCTGCAGCTTTACGCCCAGCGAGCGGCGCTGTCGGGGCACGCCTTCCCCGCGCCCGACGCCGTCTTCCGCGAGTTCGAAGAGACGTTCCCCTTCGACGAGACGCCCGATCAGGCGCGGGCCATCGAGACCGTGCTGACCGACATGCAGAACGGCGTGCCGATGGATCGGCTGATCTGCGGCGACGTCGGCTATGGCAAGACGGAGGTGGCGCTGCGGGCGGCGTTGCTGGCGGTGCTGGGCGGCAAGCAGGTGGCGGTGCTGGCGCCGACGACGGTCCTGGCGGAACAGCACTTCGTCACGTTCTCGGAGCGTCTGGCGGAGTTTCCGGTGAAGGTATCGGCGCTGTCGCGCTTTCGTTCCAAGCAAGAGCAGCAGCAGACCATCGCCGGCCTCGGCGACGGCAAGCTGGACGTGCTGGTGGGGACGCACCGGATCTTGTCGAAGGACGTGCGCTTCAAAGATCTGGGGCTGGTGGTGATCGACGAGGAACAGCGCTTCGGCGTCACCCACAAAGAGCGCCTGAAAGAGCTGCGCACGCAGGTCGATGTGCTGACGCTGACGGCGACGCCCATCCCGCGCACGTTGCAGATGGCCATGGGCGGTCTGCGCGAGATCTCCATCATCGCCACGCCGCCCGCTGATCGGCTGGCCATCCGCACCTTCGTGTGCCGGTTCGATCCGGAGATCCTGGGCGACGCCATCCGCAAAGAGCTGGCCCGCGGCGGGCAGATCTTCTTCGTGCACAACCGCGTCGAGGACATCGCCGAGTGGGCGAACAAGGTCCGCGAGATCTCGCCCGACGGCACGCGCATCGCCATCGGCCACGGACAGATGGCGGAAGGCGAGCTGGAAAAGGTGATGGTCGATTTCGTCGACGGGCGCTTCGACATCCTGGTGTGCACCACGATCATCGAGGCCGGCCTGGACATCCCGCGCGCCAACACAATGATCGTCCACCGCGCCGACCGATTCGGGCTGGCCCAGCTTTATCAGCTGCGCGGCCGCATCGGCCGTTCGCGCGAACGAGCGTTCTGTTATCTGGTGGTTCCGGAAGAAACGAAGATTACGCCCGAGGCCAAGCAGCGGCTGTCGGTGCTGCAGCGGTTCACCGAGCTTGGCGCCGGGTTCCAGGTGGCCACGCACGATCTGGAGATCCGCGGCGCCGGCGAATTGCTGGGCGAGCGGCAGCACGGCTCGGTGGCGGCGGTGGGCTTCGAGACCTACGCGAAGATTCTTGAAGAGGCAGTGGCCGAATTGAAGGGCGAGCCGATCAAGCAAGAGTTCGATCCGGAGATCACCGTCGACGTGCCGGCCTTCCTGCCCGACGATTACGTGCCCGACACCGGCCAGCGCCTGGACTTTTACCGCCGCCTGGCCCAGGCGAAAGACGAAGACGACGTGCGCGCCACGCTGGTCGAGTTGCAAGATCGCTACGGGCAGCTGCCCGACGAGGCGCGCTTGCTGGGCGAGGTGATGGTGGACAAGACGCTGGTGCGGGCGCTGGGCGCGATTGGTTACGAGCTGGGGCCGACGCGGGTGGTGGTGTCGCTGGGCAGCGACACGCGCCTGGAACCGGCGCGCGTGCTGAAGCTGGTGCAGCGCAAAGGCAGCCGCTGGAAGCTGACGCCGGACATGCGCCTGTCTTACGCCTTCGACGAGCGCGAGAAGCTGGATCGCATGAACACGGCGCGTGCCCGATTGCTGGACGTCAAGGCGTGTTTGCACTGA
- a CDS encoding peptidyl-prolyl cis-trans isomerase encodes MRNAPSRLVSVCLLLVGGFSACSKTSSSSSSGSGNVDMSQAVARVDDTVITVAELQERINKQSPFIRARYTSNDKKKEYLDNLIRFEVMAKEAKKRGYDQDPEVVRVMKQQMISKFLQKDFESKLKVEDVPEADVEKYYNSHPDEFNQKDQVRVSQILVKDKAKADKVEAELKALPKTPAGMDQKPFRDLVAKYSEDADSKARGGDLLFLDKDSPQFPKPVIEAAFALKEVGDVSPPVKTDKGYHILKLMQKRPGFNRPMAEVKRQIQQRLFRDIRTKALDDFYADMRKKANVEVIDANLGKVVVDTTGAEGAGGGMPGMPGNPHGAMPGMPGMPRPMITPATPAPAPKKP; translated from the coding sequence ATGCGCAACGCCCCTTCCCGCCTAGTTTCGGTCTGTCTGCTGCTGGTCGGCGGTTTTTCCGCCTGTAGCAAGACAAGCAGCAGTTCGTCGTCCGGCTCGGGCAACGTGGATATGTCCCAGGCAGTCGCAAGGGTGGATGACACCGTCATCACCGTCGCCGAGCTGCAAGAACGCATCAACAAACAGTCGCCCTTCATCCGCGCCCGCTACACCAGCAATGACAAGAAGAAGGAATACTTGGACAACCTGATCCGCTTCGAGGTGATGGCCAAGGAGGCGAAGAAGCGCGGGTACGACCAGGATCCCGAGGTGGTGCGCGTGATGAAGCAGCAGATGATCTCGAAGTTCCTGCAGAAGGACTTCGAATCAAAGCTGAAGGTCGAGGACGTGCCCGAGGCCGACGTCGAGAAGTACTACAACAGCCATCCCGACGAGTTCAATCAGAAGGACCAGGTGCGGGTCAGCCAGATCCTGGTGAAAGACAAAGCCAAGGCCGACAAGGTCGAGGCCGAGCTGAAGGCGCTGCCGAAGACGCCCGCCGGCATGGATCAGAAGCCGTTCCGCGATCTGGTGGCCAAGTACTCCGAAGACGCCGATTCGAAGGCGCGCGGCGGCGACTTGCTGTTTTTGGACAAGGACTCGCCGCAATTCCCCAAGCCGGTGATCGAAGCGGCCTTCGCCTTGAAAGAGGTCGGCGACGTCTCGCCGCCGGTCAAGACCGACAAGGGCTATCACATCCTGAAGCTGATGCAGAAGCGGCCCGGGTTTAACCGCCCGATGGCCGAGGTCAAGCGGCAGATCCAGCAGCGGCTGTTCCGCGACATCCGCACCAAGGCGCTGGACGATTTTTATGCGGACATGCGCAAGAAGGCGAACGTCGAGGTCATCGACGCCAACCTGGGCAAGGTGGTGGTCGACACCACGGGCGCCGAGGGCGCGGGCGGCGGCATGCCGGGAATGCCCGGCAATCCGCACGGCGCGATGCCGGGAATGCCGGGAATGCCGAGGCCGATGATCACGCCGGCGACTCCGGCGCCCGCTCCGAAGAAGCCATGA
- a CDS encoding peptidylprolyl isomerase, with protein sequence MTCLPARWFAAAVASSTLLLAASAARGRVVEKIAAVVGDDVILASEVEEKAAPLLSEATQIPDPAKRSARASALRHEVLERLIDDELILQQATELKLTITSEQIDSSIDEIKRQNNIDDTQLRDALKGQGMTMTTYRADIKRQLLRFRVINISVGSRVSISDDDVKSYYERHMKTGSNTQVRASHIFVAIPDGADAATVAEKQAQAQRMLERAQKGEDFAKLARELSDDPATRNEGGDLGYFGKDMLPKPIEEIVFAMNVGEIRGPVRADRGFHVIKLVDKRTKEAKPLEEVKDDIRMQLRQKEMERQTKTYLTELRKKTLVDIRY encoded by the coding sequence ATGACTTGTTTGCCCGCGCGCTGGTTCGCCGCGGCGGTGGCGTCGTCGACGCTGCTGCTGGCGGCGTCCGCCGCGCGCGGGCGGGTGGTCGAGAAGATCGCCGCCGTGGTGGGCGACGACGTCATCCTGGCCAGCGAGGTCGAGGAGAAGGCGGCGCCGCTTTTGTCCGAGGCCACGCAGATCCCCGACCCGGCCAAGCGCAGCGCCCGCGCCAGTGCCTTGCGCCACGAGGTGTTGGAACGCCTCATCGACGACGAGCTGATCCTGCAGCAGGCCACCGAGCTGAAGCTGACCATCACCAGCGAGCAGATCGATTCGTCGATCGACGAGATCAAACGACAGAACAACATCGACGACACCCAGCTGCGCGACGCCCTGAAGGGCCAGGGCATGACCATGACGACCTACCGCGCCGACATCAAGCGCCAGCTGCTGCGGTTCCGGGTCATCAACATCTCTGTCGGGTCGCGGGTGTCGATCTCCGACGACGACGTGAAGTCGTATTACGAACGGCACATGAAGACCGGATCGAACACCCAGGTGCGCGCCAGCCACATCTTCGTGGCCATCCCCGACGGCGCCGACGCGGCGACGGTGGCCGAAAAGCAAGCGCAGGCGCAGCGAATGTTAGAGCGGGCGCAAAAAGGCGAAGACTTCGCCAAGCTGGCGCGCGAGCTGTCTGACGATCCGGCGACGCGCAACGAAGGTGGCGACCTGGGCTATTTTGGCAAGGACATGCTGCCCAAGCCCATCGAGGAGATCGTCTTTGCCATGAACGTCGGCGAGATCCGCGGCCCGGTACGGGCCGACCGCGGCTTTCATGTCATCAAGCTCGTCGACAAGCGCACCAAAGAAGCCAAGCCGCTGGAAGAAGTGAAAGACGACATCCGCATGCAATTGCGGCAAAAAGAGATGGAACGCCAGACCAAGACGTACCTGACCGAGCTGCGCAAGAAGACGCTGGTCGACATTCGCTACTAA
- a CDS encoding SDR family oxidoreductase, producing MSETRATKQPTVERSMAGKIAWVTGSSRGIGRVIADHLASLGANVAVHGTSPTSTRAFNEADSLEAVARAIAEQHGVEVLAVAGDLTNEIRVDEIVGEIRARFGRIDILVNCAGGDIGAQGVTAANAGKPQQNDAVNISVADLRAVLERNLMTCILPCRAVAPSMLARKRGWIVNIGSVSGLSGREEEAIYSTAKAAVHEYTRCLAAQGRPHNVCVNAVAPGGVITPRFLASRPVDEARKVKDGTLIRYGWPEEIAKVVAFLASDASSYVSGQVLRVDGGEQLFPA from the coding sequence ATGTCGGAAACACGCGCGACCAAGCAACCAACAGTCGAACGATCGATGGCCGGCAAGATCGCCTGGGTGACCGGATCGTCGCGGGGGATCGGGCGGGTGATCGCCGATCACCTGGCGTCGCTGGGGGCCAACGTGGCGGTGCACGGCACCAGCCCGACGTCGACCCGCGCCTTCAACGAAGCCGATTCGCTGGAAGCGGTGGCGCGGGCCATCGCCGAGCAGCACGGCGTGGAGGTGCTGGCGGTGGCCGGCGATCTGACCAACGAAATTCGGGTCGACGAGATCGTCGGCGAAATTCGCGCCCGCTTCGGACGCATCGACATTCTGGTGAACTGCGCCGGCGGCGACATCGGAGCCCAGGGCGTCACCGCCGCCAACGCCGGCAAGCCGCAACAGAACGACGCCGTGAACATCTCGGTGGCCGACCTGCGCGCCGTGCTCGAACGAAATCTGATGACCTGCATCTTGCCCTGCCGGGCGGTGGCGCCCTCGATGCTGGCTCGCAAGCGCGGCTGGATCGTGAACATCGGCAGCGTGTCCGGTCTGTCCGGGCGCGAAGAAGAAGCGATTTACAGCACCGCCAAGGCCGCCGTGCACGAGTACACCCGCTGCCTGGCGGCGCAGGGTCGCCCGCACAACGTTTGCGTCAACGCCGTCGCGCCGGGCGGGGTGATCACGCCGCGCTTTTTGGCCAGCCGGCCGGTCGACGAAGCGCGCAAGGTCAAGGACGGCACCCTGATCCGTTACGGCTGGCCCGAGGAGATCGCCAAGGTGGTGGCGTTCCTGGCGTCGGACGCTTCGTCGTACGTTTCCGGCCAGGTGTTGCGCGTCGACGGCGGCGAGCAGCTGTTCCCGGCATAG